The proteins below come from a single Diceros bicornis minor isolate mBicDic1 chromosome 3, mDicBic1.mat.cur, whole genome shotgun sequence genomic window:
- the ZC3HC1 gene encoding zinc finger C3HC-type protein 1 produces MAAPSEEPAFSAGVEKNWGPVVRSPEGTPQKIRQLIDEGIAPEEGGAEAKDTSATFQSANGSPQAEQPPLESTNKEAFFSRVETFSSLKWAGKPPELSPLVCAKYGWITVECDMLKCSSCQAFLCASLQPAFDFDRYKERCAELKKALCTAHEKFCFWPDSPSPDRFGMLPLNEPAVLVSEFLDRFQSLCHLDFQLPSLRPEDLKTMCLTEDKISLLLHLLEDELDHRTDERKTATKLGSDIQVHVTACILSLCGWASSSSLEPMQLSLITCSQCMRKVGLWGFQQIESSMTDLDVSFGLSSSPIPGPEGRPERLPLVPESPRRIMTRSQDATFSPGSEQAERSPGPIVSRTRSWDSSSPVDRPEPEAASPTTRTRPVTRSMGTGDTTGLEVPSSPLRRAKRARLCSSSSSDTSSRSFFDPTSQHRDWCPWVNITLGKETRENGETEVDASTPAEPGWKAVLNILLAQKQSNQPAETDSMSLSEKSRKVFRIFRQWESLCSS; encoded by the exons ATGGCGGCGCCCAGTGAAGAGCCTGCGTTTTCCGCCGGGGTTGAAAAGAACTGGGGTCCAGTTGTTCGCTCCCCAGAAGGGACTCCCCAAAAAATCCGGCAGCTGATAGATGAGGGGATTGCCCCGGAGGAGGGAGGCGCCGAAGC GAAGGACACATCTGCTACATTCCAGTCAGCTAATGGATCACCCCAAGCAGAACAACCTCCATTGGAATCTACAAACAAAGAAGCCTTCTTTAGCAGAGTGGAAACATTTTCT TCTTTGAAATGGGCAGGTAAGCCCCCCGAGCTGTCTCCACTTGTCTGTGCAAAATATGGCTGGATCACAGTTGAATGTGATATGCTCAAGTGCTCCAGCTGTCAGGCTTTTCTCTGTGCCAGTTTACAACCAGCTTTTGATTTTGACAGAT ATAAGGAACGATGTGCTGAGTTGAAGAAAGCCTTGTGTACTGCCCATGAGAAGTTCTGTTTCTGGCCAGACAGCCCCTCTCCAG ATCGATTTGGGATGTTGCCATTGAATGAGCCTGCTGTTCTTGTTAGTGAATTCCTAGATCGTTTTCAAAGCCTTTGTcacttggacttccagcttccttcCCTGAGGCCAGAGGACTTGAAAACTATG TGCTTGACAGAAGACAAGATCAGTCTTCTCCTACACCTGCTTGAAGATGAACTCGATCACCGAACTGATGAGAGAAAAACTGCGACCAAATTAGGTTCAGACATCCAAGTCCATGTCACTGCCTGTATTCTCTCTCTTTGTGGCTGGGCAAGTAG TTCTTCCTTGGAACCCATGCAGCTCTCCCTGATAACATGTTCACAGTGTATGAGGAAAGTGGGGCTCTGGGGCTTCCAGCAGATTGAGTCATCCATGACCGACCTGGATGTATCCTTTGGCCTGAGCAGCTCCCCCATCCCAGGCCCTGAGGGGCGGCCAGAGCGCCTCCCTCTGGTGCCTGAGTCTCCTCGGAGGATAATGACTCGGAGCCAGGATGCCACGTTTTCCCCAGGCTCGGAGCAG GCTGAAAGGAGCCCAGGTCCCATTGTCTCCCGAACTCGGAGCTGGGACTCTTCCAGTCCTGTTGACCGTCCTGAGCCAGAGGCCGCTAGCCCCACCACGAGAACTCGCCCGGTGACCCGAAGCATGGGAACAGGAGACACCACCGGCCTGGAAGTGCCATCTAGTCCTCTCCGGAGAGCCAAACGAGCTCGCCTCTGCTCTTCCAGCAGCTCG gaCACATCTTCCAGAAGCTTCTTTGATCCTACCTCTCAGCATAGAGACTGGTGCCCTTGGGTGAATATCACACTTGGCAAGGAAACCAGGGAGAATGGTGAAACCGAGGTAGATGCCAGCACCCCAGCGGAGCCAGGCTGGAAGGCAGTGCTGAACATCCTCCTGGCCCAGAAACAGTCTAACCAGCCAGCTGAAACAGACTCCATG AGTCTCTCTGAGAAATCAAGGAAGGTATTCCGAATATTCCGGCAGTGGGAATCTTTATGCTCGTCCTGA